The Duganella sp. BuS-21 sequence GGACCCGGCCAACCCGTTCGGCCGCCAGTGCCTGAAGGAAGCCGTGTTCTACGTGGTGCCGAACATGAATCCGGACGGCTCGGTGCGCGGCAACCTGCGCACCAACGCGGCCGGCGCCAACCTCAATCGCGAATGGCTGAACCCGACCATGGAGCGCAGCCCGGAAGTGTTCCTGGTCAAGCAGAAGATGCACGAAACCGGCGTTGACCTGTGCCTCGACATCCACGGCGACGAAGGCCTGCCTTACGTGTTCGTGGCCGGCAGCGAATCGTTGCCGGACTTCACCGAAGAACAGGCCGAAGCGCAGCAATACTTCATCGACAATTTCCTGATTGCCAGCCCGGACTTCCAGGACGAATTCGGCTACGGCGAAACGCCGTACACGCCGGAAACGCTGACCATGGGGTCGCCGCACATCACCCACGCCTTCGGTTGCCTGTCGCTGACGCTGGAGATGCCGTTCAAGGACAACGCCAACGATCCGGACGCCGACACCGGCTGGAACGGCGCCCGCAGCGCCGAGCTGGGCAAGTCCGTGCTGCAGCCGGTGCTGCAATCGCTGCTGGCCCAACAGCCGTGATGTGATTCCCGGCGGCGCCACAAAACGGGCGCCGCCGGGAAACATATACCTGAGCAATCCAGATGTGGGCCG is a genomic window containing:
- a CDS encoding M14-type cytosolic carboxypeptidase, with the translated sequence MPIKISQQFDAGAIEVVRADDPAAIDLNIRKDSHADIVQWFYYRVQGAQGTPLSMNFLNAGSAAYPDGWKDYQAVASYDRDSWFRVPTSYDGKTMTIQHTPEYDSVYYAYFEPYSWERHLSLLDNAQLSPLVKLVDLGSTIDGRDLNLLVIGDPEAEQKVWVIARQHPGETMAEWFVEGFVEALLDPANPFGRQCLKEAVFYVVPNMNPDGSVRGNLRTNAAGANLNREWLNPTMERSPEVFLVKQKMHETGVDLCLDIHGDEGLPYVFVAGSESLPDFTEEQAEAQQYFIDNFLIASPDFQDEFGYGETPYTPETLTMGSPHITHAFGCLSLTLEMPFKDNANDPDADTGWNGARSAELGKSVLQPVLQSLLAQQP